One genomic window of Biomphalaria glabrata chromosome 9, xgBioGlab47.1, whole genome shotgun sequence includes the following:
- the LOC129928088 gene encoding uncharacterized protein LOC129928088, with the protein MKSSFNKELAVKDAIITSLQSDKLLLENELKELKENKARSLKKNNKTYDVMTRLMFFNCLLYQAPTSSISPIVSSLSQRLGVLLDCVPHRTSVDNFVRELGVISDLQAAEVAMKTPHLTLGFDSTTQEGVLVNSVHLTTPTDTFVIALDQLSGGRAEDYEKHLIESIKNLAYAYSDFHKIEFSTCHNEIIKNISNTMSDRASVNHASIVKLNALWGKTLNELNCHLHPLDSISKGCRLALKSLQTERSSLIGSDCIAGNIVLQIDKLRYRDGKGDPKNFISFLLNENLPKGLIPRYRGNRLHVFFHTCGILVLHYDQILSFLKSPALSSGSLISCLHSDLNSETGKKQLFVMGMVGKLLTSPWMKKFYIAPGAQAVSHLGAVTVIKEVLAQVDQCLSNPFSIFTRNLDFFGEILDVNDPILEVLLLCPQDKEVENMIKASLSSIAETINRQYKRYLSMNVSDLMSTQTESARLHNMDSEEVIGMFSAAKKKAPNATMCYMSSRIRSLKNRTVAYLDSLSVSDMTERVTWAIGVSRSRRQANRVRTSEVTKEIALRAEQKNQETEQKERKKIEKLLRQDNYIDKIKELITNVTEQTWMDVQELLSGNVIDRLICHYWYSAGPVLYSGRVKGLKKGMKDVYLVKYWLDDEDESRGVDYDMSKYQLACDILFKDLTLL; encoded by the coding sequence atgaaatcatCATTTAATAAAGAATTGGCTGTGAAGGACGCTATCATAACATCTCTTCAAAGTGATAAACTACTTCTTGAAAATGAACTTAAAgaactaaaagaaaataaagctaggtcccttaaaaaaaataataaaacatatgATGTTATGACAAggttaatgttttttaattgtctTTTATACCAGGCCCCAACCTCTTCCATCTCCCCTATAGTTAGTAGTTTATCACAGAGATTGGGTGTTCTTCTTGATTGCGTCCCTCACAGAACATCAGTAGACAACTTTGTAAGAGAACTTGGTGTTATTTCAGACCTACAAGCCGCTGAAGTTGCCATGAAAACACCACATCTAACTCTTGGGTTTGATTCCACAACCCAAGAGGGTGTACTTGTCAATTCAGTACATCTCACCACTCCAACTGATACTTTTGTTATAGCTTTAGATCAGTTGAGTGGTGGGAGGGCTGAGGACTATGAAAAACACTtaattgaatcaataaaaaatttagcATATGCTTACTCAGATTTTCATAAGATAGAGTTTTCCACTTGTCATAATGAAATtatcaaaaatatttccaacacTATGTCAGACCGGGCATCAGTGAATCATGCTTCCATAGTTAAATTAAATGCATTATGGGGTAAAACCTTAAATGAACTTAATTGCCACCTGCACCCACTTGATAGTATTTCAAAAGGCTGCAGGTTGGCACTTAAGTCCCTGCAGACAGAAAGGAGCAGCCTTATTGGGAGTGACTGCATAGCAGGCAACATTGTCTTACAAATAGACAAACTCAGGTATCGAGATGGAAAGGGTGACcccaaaaattttatttcctttctaCTTAATGAAAATTTACCGAAGGGCCTTATTCCACGGTATAGGGGAAATCGTTTGCATGTGTTTTTCCATACTTGTGGAATATTGGTCCTTCATTATGACCaaatattatcatttttaaaatccccTGCCCTTTCCTCTGGATCGCTGATAAGTTGCCTGCACAGTGACCTCAATAGTGAAACTGGGAAGAAACAACTTTTTGTTATGGGTATGGTAGGGAAACTGCTGACAAGCCCTTGGATGAAAAAATTTTACATTGCGCCTGGTGCGCAAGCTGTTTCTCATCTTGGGGCTGTCACAGTCATTAAAGAAGTTCTAGCCCAAGTAGATCAATGCCTTAGTAATCCCTTTAGTATTTTTACAAGAAACCTAGACTTCTTTGGTGAAATCCTTGATGTTAATGATCCCATACTGGAGGTTCTTTTGCTCTGCCCTCAAGATAAGGAAGTTGAAAACATGATAAAAGCTAGTCTGTCTTCTATTGCAGAAACTATCAATAGGCAGTATAAAAGGTATCTTAGTATGAATGTGTCTGATCTGATGAGCACCCAGACAGAATCTGCTAGGCTACATAACATGGATTCTGAAGAGGTGATTGGCATGTTTAGTGCAGCCAAGAAAAAAGCACCAAATGCAACGATGTGCTACATGTCCTCTAGAATCCGTTCCCTAAAGAACAGAACTGTAGCCTATCTAGATTCTCTGAGTGTCTCAGATATGACTGAAAGGGTGACTTGGGCCATTGGTGTCTCTCGCAGTAGGAGGCAGGCTAATCGAGTGAGGACGTCAGAGGTGACTAAGGAGATTGCTCTGAGGGCGGAGCAAAAAAACCAGGAGacagaacagaaagaaagaaagaaaattgaaaaactTTTAAGACAAGACAATTACATTGACAAGATTAAGGAACTGATTACTAACGTGACTGAACAGACTTGGATGGATGTGCAGGAATTGTTATCTGGAAATGTTATTGACAGGTTGATCTGTCACTATTGGTACAGTGCAGGCCCTGTATTATATAGTGGCAGGGTAAAGGGACTGAAAAAAGGAATGAAAGATGTATATTTGGTAAAATATTGGCTGGATGATGAGGATGAGAGTAGAGGGGTTGACTATGACATGAGCAAGTATCAGCTTGCCTGTGACATACTGTTCAAAGACTTGACATTACTGTAG